ATAATCGGTACCTGGTCGCCAACCTTAACGAACATCTTAGAGCCGCCCTTGCGCCAGGCTTTCTCAGAGATACGTACCTTATCATCTTCTTTAATGCTGCCTTTGATCATCTCTTCCGAGACAATGTAGGCCGTCATCATTTTTGTAAGGCTGGCAGGAGGAACCTCCTTATCAGCCTCGTGTTCCACCAATACCTGACCGGTATTGGCATCCACAAGCAAGTAGGAGGTAGCCGCCAGCTGGGGCGGCGCTGGAATAAGTGATTGCGCCTGGGCTAGGCCCGCACAAAGCAACAGAAAAGAGCAGGCGATAATCCGTGTGATCATAGGTGAGAGTCTCGTTAATCCTCGTGTTCGTTGGCTGGCTGTTAACCTATTACTTATTTTAAGCGATTAATTCACAGCGAAGGCTTATCACCTTATGCCGTGAGCCAGTAATAAAGACAAAATACAAGAAAATTCGCGCCATTGCGCAGTATTTTGTGAACGGTCGTTCCTATGACCGTCAATTCCATTGGTGATCACTGACGACTTGCTATCCCTCCTGTGCTGCCGGCACAGCTGATGACGGGTTTTTCAGCGAGTTCGAGAAAAGAATATCGTCAGGAATTTACGGCTCTCCGGTAACCGTGACCTTTCTCCACAAACTGGAATATTCACCGTTCGGACCGCACTTTTACCGATGGGTTTTTTATTCATACACAACCTGGGGCTCTCCCAGCTGGTTCTTCTGCACAGTTTCCCGTGCATTGGCCAGGGCCCGCTGTTGGGAGATTGGGCCTATGCGCACCCGATAAAATTGCTTGCCACTGCGCTCAACCGGACTGACAGAAACAGGATAGTCAATTGCTGCAGCCAAGCGAGCCCGAATTTTCTCGGCCTGGGCTGGGCTGCTATAGGCTCCCACTTGCAGGAAGGTATTTTCCGGCAGGCGGATACTGGCATCCTGGGGCAGGCCGCCAGTTACATCGCCAGCCAATAGGGTTTCCGTAACCGGTGGCAGGGTATTTGGGTCCAGCGCTTCTACCTCAACACGGGCAACACCCTGATTCACATAGTCCAACTTTTGCGCTGCTGTATAACTCAGGTCGATAATTCTGCCGTGAACAAAGGGGCCGCGGTCGTTAATGCGCACAATAATACTGCGCCCATTATCCAGGTTAGTTACCTTGGCATAACTGGGTAGCGGTAGGGTTTTGTGCGCGGCGGACATGGCATACATATTATAAATTTCGCCATTGGCAGTGCGTCGCCCATGAAATTTGGTGCCATACCAGGAGGCCTTACCCTGCTCTTTGTAGCCCTTAACCGCAGGGCGTACGTGATAGGTTACACCTTTGACTTTATAAGGGCTTTTATTGCCCGCCGGTCCGATTGGTTCCCGCATGGGTGTGGGCTCCGGCGTAGCGAGCATATTTACCGGTTTGGCTGGGCCGCTATCCTTAAGGCTATCGAAGTCCTGCTCGCCCTGCTTATTCGGCTTAATTTGCGGGCCGCCACAAGCGACCAAAAACAAAGCGGCGAGTAGGAACACTCGCCGTATATTGCGCTGAAACATAATCCCCCCGGCGCGCGGCAACCCCAGGCTGCCGTCTCCAAGCCGCTGTTATCTATAACTGCTCAGTAAAACAGAAAATTATTGATTACCACCATCACCATTAGTTCCCGGCTTTGGCAATTATTCTCAGGAATTATTTATCTCCAACTCAGCTCTTTCCGCCGCGCGCTTTAACAATCTCCTGGGCAAGTTCATTCACTGCCATGGCGTAGAGGCGGCTGCGGTTGTAAGTCGTAATAGTGGAGAAGTTATTCAGGCCTAACCAGTACTGCTTGCCCTGCTCAGTCTGCAGAGAGAAAACAATCGCGGGCATTTCGGGTGCCACTTGGCTGGTAGCATTAAAACCTTTTTCCGCCAGCTCACCCACTGTCCACTCGGGCTGTAGGGTATCGTTGACGATGGTCATATCTGCATTGGGGCGCGGGTTGGCTAATACAGTCGTTGGCTCTCCGGGCTTCCAGCCGTGTCTGGCCAGATAGTTAGCCACACTGCCGATCGCATCGGTTGTATTGGTCCAGATGTCCACCTTGCCATCTTCACTGAAATCCACCGCATAGGCGCGGTAGCTTGAAGGCATAAACTGGCCGTAACCCATGGCACCGGCATAGGAGCCCTTCAGCGCGAGAGGATCCATACCTTGATCACGGGTTAAAAGCAGGTAGTTTTCCAACTCCTTGGTAAAGAACTCAGAGCGGCGCGGGTAATTGAAGGCCAGGGTGGAGAGTGCATCCAGTACCCGGTAGCCTCCCATATTGCCACCGTAGCGGGTTTCAACCCCGATGATCGCGACAATAACCTCAGCTGGGACACCATACTTTTTCTCAGCTTCCGCCAGGGCCTCAGCATTCTTATCCCAAAAATCCACACCGCCGGCAATGCTTTGCGGAGTTAAAAATAGCTTTTTATATTGATACCAGGGCTTGGCTTTTTCTGCGGGGCGCTTGATCGCCTTGAGGATAGAGTCCTTGCGCTTGGCATTGCGCATCAGTTCCTGCATTTCGTTGCGGTCAAATTGATGTTCTTGCACCATATATTCCACAAACTTTTGCGCGTCGGCATTATCGCCGTGGCCGGGCTCCTGCGCACAAGCTGCAAGCGCTAGCCCCATACCAACCAATAGTCCCGAGGTCCACTTCAAAACCACCGCTCCTGTCTTCATCTCGCGTCTCTACATCCAGTTTTTGATTTGCGCCGCTGGTTCATCAAAAATGTACCCTGCGCCGCTCGGTCCCTACGGCCATGAGAATACCGAATCCCGCCATTAAGGTAATCAGTGAGGTTCCACCGTAACTGATTATTGGCAAGGGTACCCCCACCACTGGCAACAATCCCGTAACCATACCAATGTTTACAAACACATAGACAAAAAAAGTGAGGGTAATACTCCCCGCCAGCAGGCGCCCAAATAGATGTTGCGCCATAAAGCTAATATAGATGCCGCGGGCGATCACCAGCACATAGAGTAAAAGCAGTAATAGGACACCGCGCATCCCCCATTCCTCAGCCAACACCGCGATAATAAAGTCGGTATGGCTCTCCGGCAGAAAGTCCAGCTGCGATTGGGTGCCCTGCAAATAGCCTTTGCCATACACTCCCCCGGAACCTATAGCGGCTTTAGAGTTGAAAATGTTCCAGCCAGCACCAAAGCGATCATCGTGAGGATTCAGAAGTGTCAGGATACGCTGGCGCTGGTAGTCCCTGAGCCCCCACTGCCAGATTGGCCAAGCGGAAACCACCAAGCCCATAGCCGCCGCTCCGATCATCTTCCAGCTCAACCCGGCCAAATACAGCGCGAACAGGCCGGAAGCGGCGATCAGGATAGAGGTCCCTAAATCTGGCTGGCGCACAATTAAAGCGGCTGGAACCGCCACGATGGCCAGAGCCCCAATGACAGTCACAAGGGACGGGGGCTGGGCGCGCTGGTGCAGGAAAGCCGCCACCATCATCGGCACTCCCAACTTCATCACCTCCGAAGGCTGAAAGCGGAAGCCGGCAATCTCCAGCCAACGTTGGGCGCCCTTGGCACCGGTGCCAAAGAGCAACACCCCCACCAGCAGAGCGCAGCCGCCCAGATAGGCCCAGGGAGACCAGCGCCGATAAAAATCCAACGGAATCTGCGCGACAATAAACATGCCGGTGAACGCCAGGCACATAAATATAGACTGGCGCCGCACGTAGTTCATATCGCCGCCAGAAGCACTGTAGAGCACCCCCAGCCCCACAGAGGCAAGCACCAATAAAAGCACCAGCAGTGGCACATCAATGTGTAGGCGCCTCGCCAGACTCACCGGCTTTCGGAGACTGCCGTGAGCATCGGACAGCCGGTGAGAAAAATCGCGGCTAGCCATTATCCACCCCTTTGCTCAATCTGGTTTTCTGTGCCGTATTCTCTTGGGTGTCTGGTCGTGGCACCCACTCGGCAAATAATTCCCGCGCCACAGGCGCCGCCACGCCGCCACCGGCTTCACCATTCTCGACCAAGACCGCTACAGCAATACGCGGTTTATCCACAGGAGCAAAGGCGACAAACAGGGCGTGATCGCGGTGGCGCTCCTGAAGAGCCTCTGAGTCGTAACGGGCACCCTGGGCTATACCCACCACCTGGGCGGTGCCGGATTTTCCAGCGACACGAAAGTTCAGGTCTTTACCCGCGCGTTTGCCCGTGCCATAGCTGCGATTGACCACCGCCTCCATGCCCTCGAACACCAGGTCCCAATTATCAGGGTGCGCCTCCAGGTTATGCAGAATTTCCGCCGGCTGTTCGACCCCGTTGATGGTTTTCACCATTTGCGGGCGATAGTGGGTACCGCGATTGGCAATGGTAGCGGTCATCACCGCCAGCTGCAGTGGCGTCGCCAGGACAAACCCCTGCCCCAGCACGGCGTTCAGACTATCGCCAGGGAACCAGGGCATACCCCGCGCACCGCGCTTCCAATCCCGCGAGGGGAAGAGGCCGGAGCGTTCCATCGGCAGATCGATACCGGTCTTGGAACCCAGGCCGAAGTGAGCGGCCATATCGTGCATGCCATCAATATCCCAGCGGTGAGCCATATCCCAGAAATAGACGTCGCAGCTCTGCGCCATAGCCTGAATCAGATCCACCTTTTCTCCATGGCCCCAGCGCACATGGTCGCGGTATAGACGTGGATCATTTGGCAGCTTATAGAATCCCGGATCCTTAATTTTGGTTTCACGGGTGATCAGTCCAGCCTCGAGCCCGCCTAACCCCATCAGCGGCTTCAGGGTCGAACCAGGCGGGTATTGGCCCTGTACCGCACGGTTAAACAGCGGCACATCGAGGGAATCACTCAGGGCGCGATAATCAGCAAAGCTGATTCCGGTTACAAACAGGTTGGGGTCGAAGGAGGGCTTGCTGACGAAGGCCAGCACCCCACCGGTGTTCACATCGATGGCGACAACTGCACCGCGGCGATCGCCCAGGGCATCGGAGGCCACCTGTTGCAGGTGCGCATCAAGATGCAGGGTAAGGTCAGCACCGGGCTTGGGGTCCTGGCGCTCCAACACCCTCAATACTCGCCCGCGTGCATTGATCTCCACATTTTCATAACCTACTTCGCCGAGCAGGGTTTTCTCATAGGAGCGCTCCAGTCCCACCTTGCCGATACTGCGGGTGCCGCGATAGAGGCGCACGTCCTCTTTAGTGAAATTACTCAGGTCGCGATCACTGATACGCCCCACGTAACCAACACTGTGGGCAAACAGGTCTCCCAGGGCGTAGTAGCGCACCAACTCGGCCTCCACAGAAACTCCGGGCATGCGAAACTGGTTCACGCTGATCCGTGCGATTTCCTCCTCACTCAGACGAAACCTCAGAGGCACCGGTTCAAATGGACGGCGGCGACGCAAGCGTTTGCGAAATTTGGCCACATCGCCGTCACCCAGACGGACCAGATGGCCGACCAGTTCGAGGGTTGCGTCCAGGTCTTTCACCCGTTCACGCACAATAGAAAGGTTATAACTGGCGCGGTTATCCGCGAGTAATATACCGTTGCGATCGTAAATCAGCCCGCGAGTTGGAGCGACGGGGCGTACCTGAATACGGTTATCATCGGATTGGGTGCGGTAGTCATCGTAATCAACCACCTGCAAATTATAAAAACGCGCAATCAAAACCCCTAGCAACGCGATGACACCAACAATGGCCACCAACATGCGGTTGCGAAACAGTCGCTGCTCCGTGTGGGGGTCCTTGAGGTGATGATCGTGGGGCATTGGCGTTTTTTAAACGATTATGACTGGCGCGGGAAAAAACTAATTCGGACTACATTACCACAGCGAACGCACGGAGAGAGAATTCCAGTTGGCAAATCTCTCCGCACTTGGTCGCAAATGTCTTATTTGTGATAAGGGTGGCCGGCAAGCAGGGTCCAGGCGCGATAAATTTGCTCGGCCAAAACCACACGAACCAGAGGGTGCGGCAGGGTCAAAGGTGACAGAGACCAGCGCTGACGCGCCCTGCTCAGGCAGTCCTGCGAAAGCCCGTCTGGGCCGCCAATCAACAGGCTGACATTTTCCCCCAGCAGCTGCCAATCGCGCAGCTGGTCGGATAATTGCTCTGTACTCCAAGGCTTGCCCTTAACATCCAGCGCCACCACATGATCGCGCGGGCCGAGAGCAGCGAGCATCGCCTCGCCCTCTTTCTTGCGCGCTTTATCAATCAGTGCCGCAGAGCTTTTCTGGCCCCGCTGCCCCAGGGGAATCTCCACCATTTCCAGAGCAATTTCACGGGGCAGACGCTTGGCGTATTCGGCATAACCCTCCTGGACCCATGCCGGCATTTTGCCTCCGGCGGCGAGGATGCGAACCTTCACTTAATCAACCCTGATGGGGATCGCTACCATCCGCCTCGTCGCGGGTATTTGGAGTCATAGACCAGAGTTTTTCCAAGTCGTAGAAATTGCGCACATCCGCGAGCATTACATGCACTACCAGATCCCCATAATCCACCAGTACCCACTCGCCCTGCTCTTTGCCCTCAACACCAATCGGGCGCACACCCTCTTTCTTGAGTTCGTCCACCACATTTTCTGCCAGCGATTTTACCTGGCGGCTGGAGGTACCGGTGCAGATCACCAGGTTATCCATCACATCAGAAAATTCGGAAACATCCAGAGCGACAATGTCTTTGCCTTTCAGATCTTCCAGAGCATTTAGCGCGATATCTTTAATATTTGTCATAACACCTTGATTCATTACGGGTCACCAGTGGCAACCGATTCTGTGTAGAGTTGATGGTCTTCAATATATTGCAACACCGTTGCTGGCAGTAAGAAACGCGGAGACTGACCGCTGGCCAGCAACTGGCGAATCTGTGTAGCGGAAATTGGCAGCAGGGTTTGCTCGCGCAAGACCAGGCGACCTGAGGCATATTCATGTAAATCGGCCAGGGTGCCGCGATGCTGCTGCAGAAATTTCGCTAGCTCGGCATTGCCAGTGGCTGCGCTCGCTTCCGGCAAGTGCCAGCCGGGTCTGGTCACAACGACCAGGTGAGCCAGCTCCAACAGGCGTTGCCAACGATGCCAGCGATGCAAGGTCAACAAGGAGTCAGTACCCATACAGAAACTGATGGACACTTGTGGCCCCAATTCCTCACGCAGCGCTTCGAGGGTATCTACCGTATAAGTGTCACCACCGCGCTGCAGTTCCCGCTCATCCAGCTGCAATTCATCACAACCAGCCAATGCCAGTGCCAACATTTCACTGCGCTGGCGTGAAGAAACTCCCGGACTCTGACGGTGGCGAGGCTGATGGCTGGGTAGCAGACGCATTTCATCGAAACCCAGAGCCTGGCGCAGCTCTAGCGCCATGCGCAAATGGCCGAAGTGCACCGGGTCGAAAGTGCCGCCGAATAAGGCGATGGTCTGCCGCTTAGTTGCCAAAATTACCTCTTTACTGGCTGCCGGGCCCGAAAAACTATCGGCGGATATGCCCGTCACCGAGCACAATCCACTTTTGCGAGGTGAGCCCTTCGAGCCCCACCGGTCCACGGGCGTGGATTTTATCAGTACTGATACCGATTTCCGCCCCCAGGCCGTATT
The DNA window shown above is from Microbulbifer variabilis and carries:
- a CDS encoding septal ring lytic transglycosylase RlpA family protein; protein product: MFQRNIRRVFLLAALFLVACGGPQIKPNKQGEQDFDSLKDSGPAKPVNMLATPEPTPMREPIGPAGNKSPYKVKGVTYHVRPAVKGYKEQGKASWYGTKFHGRRTANGEIYNMYAMSAAHKTLPLPSYAKVTNLDNGRSIIVRINDRGPFVHGRIIDLSYTAAQKLDYVNQGVARVEVEALDPNTLPPVTETLLAGDVTGGLPQDASIRLPENTFLQVGAYSSPAQAEKIRARLAAAIDYPVSVSPVERSGKQFYRVRIGPISQQRALANARETVQKNQLGEPQVVYE
- the mltB gene encoding lytic murein transglycosylase B, encoding MKTGAVVLKWTSGLLVGMGLALAACAQEPGHGDNADAQKFVEYMVQEHQFDRNEMQELMRNAKRKDSILKAIKRPAEKAKPWYQYKKLFLTPQSIAGGVDFWDKNAEALAEAEKKYGVPAEVIVAIIGVETRYGGNMGGYRVLDALSTLAFNYPRRSEFFTKELENYLLLTRDQGMDPLALKGSYAGAMGYGQFMPSSYRAYAVDFSEDGKVDIWTNTTDAIGSVANYLARHGWKPGEPTTVLANPRPNADMTIVNDTLQPEWTVGELAEKGFNATSQVAPEMPAIVFSLQTEQGKQYWLGLNNFSTITTYNRSRLYAMAVNELAQEIVKARGGKS
- the rodA gene encoding rod shape-determining protein RodA, which gives rise to MASRDFSHRLSDAHGSLRKPVSLARRLHIDVPLLVLLLVLASVGLGVLYSASGGDMNYVRRQSIFMCLAFTGMFIVAQIPLDFYRRWSPWAYLGGCALLVGVLLFGTGAKGAQRWLEIAGFRFQPSEVMKLGVPMMVAAFLHQRAQPPSLVTVIGALAIVAVPAALIVRQPDLGTSILIAASGLFALYLAGLSWKMIGAAAMGLVVSAWPIWQWGLRDYQRQRILTLLNPHDDRFGAGWNIFNSKAAIGSGGVYGKGYLQGTQSQLDFLPESHTDFIIAVLAEEWGMRGVLLLLLLYVLVIARGIYISFMAQHLFGRLLAGSITLTFFVYVFVNIGMVTGLLPVVGVPLPIISYGGTSLITLMAGFGILMAVGTERRRVHF
- the mrdA gene encoding penicillin-binding protein 2, translated to MPHDHHLKDPHTEQRLFRNRMLVAIVGVIALLGVLIARFYNLQVVDYDDYRTQSDDNRIQVRPVAPTRGLIYDRNGILLADNRASYNLSIVRERVKDLDATLELVGHLVRLGDGDVAKFRKRLRRRRPFEPVPLRFRLSEEEIARISVNQFRMPGVSVEAELVRYYALGDLFAHSVGYVGRISDRDLSNFTKEDVRLYRGTRSIGKVGLERSYEKTLLGEVGYENVEINARGRVLRVLERQDPKPGADLTLHLDAHLQQVASDALGDRRGAVVAIDVNTGGVLAFVSKPSFDPNLFVTGISFADYRALSDSLDVPLFNRAVQGQYPPGSTLKPLMGLGGLEAGLITRETKIKDPGFYKLPNDPRLYRDHVRWGHGEKVDLIQAMAQSCDVYFWDMAHRWDIDGMHDMAAHFGLGSKTGIDLPMERSGLFPSRDWKRGARGMPWFPGDSLNAVLGQGFVLATPLQLAVMTATIANRGTHYRPQMVKTINGVEQPAEILHNLEAHPDNWDLVFEGMEAVVNRSYGTGKRAGKDLNFRVAGKSGTAQVVGIAQGARYDSEALQERHRDHALFVAFAPVDKPRIAVAVLVENGEAGGGVAAPVARELFAEWVPRPDTQENTAQKTRLSKGVDNG
- the rlmH gene encoding 23S rRNA (pseudouridine(1915)-N(3))-methyltransferase RlmH — encoded protein: MKVRILAAGGKMPAWVQEGYAEYAKRLPREIALEMVEIPLGQRGQKSSAALIDKARKKEGEAMLAALGPRDHVVALDVKGKPWSTEQLSDQLRDWQLLGENVSLLIGGPDGLSQDCLSRARQRWSLSPLTLPHPLVRVVLAEQIYRAWTLLAGHPYHK
- the rsfS gene encoding ribosome silencing factor, with protein sequence MNQGVMTNIKDIALNALEDLKGKDIVALDVSEFSDVMDNLVICTGTSSRQVKSLAENVVDELKKEGVRPIGVEGKEQGEWVLVDYGDLVVHVMLADVRNFYDLEKLWSMTPNTRDEADGSDPHQG
- the nadD gene encoding nicotinate-nucleotide adenylyltransferase, which translates into the protein MTGISADSFSGPAASKEVILATKRQTIALFGGTFDPVHFGHLRMALELRQALGFDEMRLLPSHQPRHRQSPGVSSRQRSEMLALALAGCDELQLDERELQRGGDTYTVDTLEALREELGPQVSISFCMGTDSLLTLHRWHRWQRLLELAHLVVVTRPGWHLPEASAATGNAELAKFLQQHRGTLADLHEYASGRLVLREQTLLPISATQIRQLLASGQSPRFLLPATVLQYIEDHQLYTESVATGDP